Proteins found in one Choristoneura fumiferana chromosome 16, NRCan_CFum_1, whole genome shotgun sequence genomic segment:
- the LOC141436116 gene encoding uncharacterized protein: protein MVTLNRTARENFLFKVHYCGMMMYIALSLLLLFDACRCQNAFEVIDRILGTTQLRSCYKECSTERCSAMCFGDRSRTKCLATECSSTCLGSKCESECEADGCQGICTGDGCHATCTGNGCKAPSAGDKSTTKCWGIQCEAKCSGSHCSAQCQGDSCKAECHGQSCKVNCLGEKCQKITKESFRGNQKTEEPGYFSKIFGKLKSMSLGHLLREGPVYVAVI from the exons ATGGTCACCCTAAACAGAACAGCAAGAgaaaattttcttttcaaagtTCACTACTGTGGCATGATGATGTATATTGCGCtgtcattattgttattattc GACGCTTGTAGGTGCCAAAATGCTTTTGAAGTAATCGACCGTATTTTG GGCACAACTCAACTAAGGTCATGCTACAAAGAG TGCTCTACAGAGCGTTGTTCAGCGATG TGTTTTGGCGACCGAAGTAGAACTAAG TGTCTTGCTACAGAGTGCTCCTCAACG TGTCTCGGTAGTAAATGCGAGAGCGAG tgtGAAGCCGATGGATGTCAAGGGATC tgcaCGGGAGACGGATGTCATGCCACG TGTACAGGCAACGGCTGCAAGGCTCCG TCTGCTGGCGATAAAAGCACTACTAAG tGTTGGGGAATACAATGTGAGGCGAAG TGTTCAGGCAGCCATTGCTCCGCTCAA TGCCAGGGGGATAGTTGCAAGGCAGAG TGTCATGGTCAAAGTTGTAAAGTAAAC TGCTTAGGCGAGAAATGCCAGAAGATAACCAAAGAGAGCTTCAGAGGCAATCAGAAAACAGAAGAACCTGGATATTTTTCGAAAATCTTCGGTAAATTGAAATCCATGTCGCTCGGCCATTTGTTGAGGGAAGGGCCAGTCTATGTGGCTgtcatttaa